In Fusarium poae strain DAOMC 252244 chromosome Unknown contig_2, whole genome shotgun sequence, a single genomic region encodes these proteins:
- a CDS encoding uncharacterized protein (CAZy:CBM21): protein MSDAAQPHPAAVAKVLPSGITSDLVNGDGTSSSHAQDQRRPSVSRSSPGYRVKGPPELMLEQLRDLLHLVWYPYRRQRLVRKPTPRKAVHFEPHDQEQHFFPTDPPVTVKSEPQLMRGVHEGSARKPPSPIASLHIIRSPPTRWEVICSTTVSKITEKTTVKLERLWVSADESSFLGSVAVANLTEEKSVTCRFTFDRWETISEVRAHYAGSLPVTSHQAELDRFLFTLKLPNVALVRPGINTFHCCIRYIVNGQEFWDNNNGLDYQVSFRRKEPSKDMKTIPYGASTLQSDVLV, encoded by the coding sequence ATGTCGGACGCTGCCCAACCTCATCCTGCTGCTGTAGCAAAGGTTTTGCCTTCTGGAATCACCTCCGACTTAGTCAATGGAGATGGGACATCTTCCTCTCATGCTCAAGACCAACGGCGTCCCTCCGTTTCTCGCAGCTCCCCCGGTTACCGTGTGAAGGGGCCACCAGAACTCATGTTGGAACAGTTAcgggatcttcttcatctaGTTTGGTACCCCTATCGCCGTCAACGCCTCGTTCGAAAGCCTACGCCACGCAAAGCCGTTCATTTCGAGCCACACGACCAAGAACAGCATTTCTTCCCAACTGATCCACCAGTTACTGTGAAGTCTGAGCCACAGCTTATGAGAGGAGTCCATGAGGGCTCTGCTCGCAAGCCCCCGAGCCCAATAGCTTCACTCCATATTATACGATCTCCACCAACCCGGTGGGAAGTTATCTGTTCAACTACAGTCTCCAAGATCACCGAGAAGACGACCGTGAAGCTGGAGAGACTATGGGTATCCGCTGACGAAAGTTCCTTCTTGGGGTCTGTCGCAGTAGCCAATCTCACGGAAGAGAAATCAGTCACTTGCAGGTTTACGTTTGATCGTTGGGAAACAATTTCTGAAGTTCGTGCCCATTACGCAGGTAGCTTGCCAGTTACAAGTCACCAAGCTGAGCTTGACCGGTTCTTGTTCACGCTGAAGCTCCCAAATGTAGCCCTGGTTCGTCCTGGAATCAATACTTTCCACTGCTGCATCAGATACATCGTCAATGGCCAAGAGTTCTGGGACAATAATAATGGCCTCGATTATCAAGTTAGCTTCAGAAGGAAGGAACCATCCAAGGATATGAAAACAATCCCTTATGGGGCATCCACACTACAGAGTGATGTCTTAGTATAG